A genomic window from Solanum dulcamara chromosome 11, daSolDulc1.2, whole genome shotgun sequence includes:
- the LOC129874959 gene encoding patatin-like protein 1, with protein MGRIIVAALTLLVTLQVLQTPIAFAATTGKIVTILSIDGGGIRGIIPGTFLAFLESKLQELDGPNARIADYFDVVAGTSTGGLIATMLTAPNKDNRPLYAAKNITNFYMDHGPKIFPESSRSSFLKKITNLFGGPKYDGKYLRTLVKSILGNLTVKQTLTQLVIPSFDIKLLQAIVFTTSDAKAHVSKDALLSDVCLSTSAAPTYFPVHYFETKDAQGKIRTFDLVDGGVAANNPTLMAITQTSKEIMLGKLQNEGVKPMDCKKMLVLSLGTGIGKDEKKYSAATASTWGVLGWLYNNGASPLLDVYGDASSDIVDVHLSTIFQSLQSEKNYLRIQDDSLTGEAASMDVATTANMQRLVQIGKDRLKKPVSRVNLDTGRYEQVSGEGTNEEALIRFANLLSQQRKIRQPVDEFVSTRKIL; from the exons ATGGGTAGAATTATTGTAGCTGCACTAACTTTATTAGTGACCCTTCAAGTTTTGCAAACTCCTATAGCTTTTGCTGCTACAACTGGAAAGATTGTAACAATTTTGAGCATCGATGGAGGTGGCATCAGAGGAATTATTCCCGGCACCTTTCTTGCTTTCCTCGAATCTAAGCTTCAG GAACTTGATGGACCAAATGCAAGAATTGCTGATTATTTTGATGTGGTAGCTGGAACGAGCACAGGTGGATTAATAGCCACCATGCTAACAGCTCCAAACAAGGATAATCGCCCTTTATATGCAGCAAAAAATATTACCAATTTCTACATGGATCATGGCCCTAAAATCTTTCCTGAAAGCAG TCGCAGCAGCTTCTTGAAAAAGATCACAAATTTATTTGGGGGGCCAAAGTATGATGGAAAATATCTGAGAACATTGGTGAAGTCAATATTAGGCAATCTTACTGTGAAGCAAACATTGACTCAATTAGTCATCCCATCTTTTGATATCAAGCTCCTTCAAGCCATCGTCTTCACAACTAGTGAT GCCAAAGCACATGTCTCTAAGGATGCTTTATTATCGGACGTCTGCCTTAGTACCTCAGCGGCACCGACCTATTTCCCTGTACATTATTTTGAGACAAAGGATGCTCAAGGAAAAATACGTACATTTGATCTTGTTGATGGAGGTGTAGCTGCAAATAATCCC ACTCTGATGGCAATTACTCAAACTTCGAAAGAAATCATGTTGGGGAAATTGCAAAATGAGGGTGTGAAACCCATGGACTGCAAGAAAATGTTGGTTCTGTCACTAGGAACAGGTATAGGGAAGGATGAAAAGAAGTATAGCGCGGCCACGGCTTCAACGTGGGGTGTACTTGGTTGGTTATATAACAATGGTGCAAGTCCATTACTAGATGTTTATGGTGATGCAAGTTCTGATATTGTCGATGTGCACCTTTCAACCATCTTTCAGTCCCTTCAGAGCGAAAAGAACTATCTTCGAATTCAG GATGATAGTTTGACTGGAGAGGCTGCATCTATGGATGTTGCAACGACAGCGAACATGCAAAGACTTGTGCAAATTGGTAAAGATAGATTGAAGAAGCCTGTTTCAAGGGTTAACTTAGACACTGGCCGCTATGAACAAGTTTCTGGCGAGGGCACCAATGAAGAAGCTCTTATTCGCTTTGCTAATTTGCTTTCACAGCAAAGAAAAATTCGGCAACCAGTTGACGAGTTCGTTTCCACTAGAAAAATACTCTAA